From Candidatus Omnitrophota bacterium, a single genomic window includes:
- a CDS encoding ferrous iron transport protein A: protein MHVTKNETLNIVRKISGFILIFILFEIFKIVNCSEWIEFSLQRRIKEPGVRKSYTLTLDNLKIGERAIIDSFAEPGRGYRLRLASMGLRVGSMIKVLYKEPFKGPVLIEVDGSRIAIGRNLAEKINVIVERDAKAQK from the coding sequence ATGCATGTAACTAAGAATGAGACTTTAAATATCGTAAGAAAAATAAGCGGATTTATATTAATTTTTATTTTATTTGAAATTTTTAAAATAGTAAATTGTTCCGAGTGGATTGAGTTTTCTTTACAGCGTAGAATTAAAGAACCCGGCGTTAGAAAAAGCTATACTCTTACTCTGGATAATCTAAAAATCGGTGAAAGAGCTATAATAGATTCTTTTGCTGAACCGGGGAGGGGTTATCGGTTGCGTTTAGCGAGCATGGGGTTGCGCGTAGGGTCTATGATAAAGGTTCTTTATAAAGAACCATTTAAAGGTCCGGTTTTAATAGAAGTAGATGGTAGCAGAATAGCCATTGGTAGGAATTTAGCAGAAAAGATAAATGTTATAGTAGAGCGTGATGCGAAGGCGCAGAAATGA
- a CDS encoding thermonuclease family protein produces MKIRHFRKKTLFTVYLCLTFVICFFSFSSHSCPGNLEVSLGARRIKDIVGAFSLSPSINAVHKLIVLDKQKIVVVDGDTLHYDDERVRLLGVDCPELATDTFGGRGQEPYATEAKDFVIKRLQEGTRIELVLIEEQDKYGRSLGHIFIDGESLSLELIRRGLGYETVSRYGDNGFTELSAQILEAAKKITPSFENPSEWRKKNRR; encoded by the coding sequence ATGAAAATTAGGCATTTTCGAAAAAAGACATTATTTACGGTTTATCTCTGTTTAACTTTCGTAATTTGCTTTTTTTCTTTTTCTAGCCACAGTTGCCCAGGAAATCTGGAGGTCTCTCTCGGAGCAAGGCGAATTAAAGACATAGTAGGAGCGTTTTCCCTCTCTCCTTCTATAAACGCCGTTCATAAACTAATTGTTTTAGATAAGCAAAAGATAGTGGTTGTCGATGGGGATACCCTGCACTATGATGATGAAAGAGTTAGGCTACTGGGAGTTGATTGTCCTGAACTTGCAACAGATACTTTTGGAGGGAGAGGACAAGAACCCTATGCCACAGAAGCCAAGGATTTTGTAATTAAGCGCTTACAGGAAGGGACAAGGATAGAATTAGTTTTAATTGAGGAGCAGGATAAATACGGAAGAAGTTTAGGACACATTTTTATTGATGGGGAATCCCTTTCTTTAGAATTAATAAGGAGGGGGTTAGGGTATGAAACCGTTTCCCGTTATGGAGATAATGGGTTTACAGAATTATCCGCTCAAATCTTAGAGGCGGCAAAGAAAATAACTCCTTCCTTTGAGAATCCTTCTGAATGGCGGAAGAAAAACAGAAGATAA